In the Solirubrobacterales bacterium genome, CTCCTGGATCACTTCAAGCTCGGAGACGTCGGTCGTGCCGCGATCGCGGAAGACCTGCACGAGGTTCTGAACGAGCTCGTCCGGCGCACTGGCCCCCGAGGTGATCCCGACGATCGGCTTGCCTTCAAGCCATTCGTCCTGGACCTCTGAGGCGTTGTCGATCAAGTAGGCATCTGTGCCGAGGTCGCGCGTCACATCTACGAGGCGGTTTGAGTTCGAGGAGTTCTTCGAGCCAATCACGAGCACCACGTCGCACTCGGCGGCGAGCTCCTTGACCGATGCCTGGCGGTTGGTGGTCGCGTAACAAATGTCGTCAGTGCGCGGACCGACGATTGCCGGGAACTTCTCTTTGAGCGCGACGATGATCTCGCGGGTTTCGTCAACTGAAAGCGTGGTCTGCGAGATGAACGCGAGCTTCTCGGGATCGTCGACCTCGAGCGTGGCGACGTCGTCGATCGTCTCGACGAGGATCATCGCGTCAGGGGCCTCGCCCATCGTGCCTTCAACCTCTTCGTGGCCCTCGTGGCCGATCAGGATGATCTGGTATCCGTCGGCAGCGAATTTCTTGGCCTCTACGTGCACCTTCGTGACGAGCGGGCATGTGGCGTCAATCGTCTTCAGCCTGCGGTCCGCAGCTGCTGCGTGCACGGCGGGCGACACTCCGTGGGCGCTGAAAACAACGGTCTCCCCCTCGGGCACCTCTGCGGCGCTGTCAACGAAGATCGCACCACGCGCCTTCAGGGTCTCGACAACGTGCTTGTTGTGCACGATCTCTTTGCGCACGTACACCGGCGGCC is a window encoding:
- a CDS encoding 4-hydroxy-3-methylbut-2-enyl diphosphate reductase codes for the protein MTPVPEKVLLASPRGYCAGVDRAVESVEHALDVFGPPVYVRKEIVHNKHVVETLKARGAIFVDSAAEVPEGETVVFSAHGVSPAVHAAAADRRLKTIDATCPLVTKVHVEAKKFAADGYQIILIGHEGHEEVEGTMGEAPDAMILVETIDDVATLEVDDPEKLAFISQTTLSVDETREIIVALKEKFPAIVGPRTDDICYATTNRQASVKELAAECDVVLVIGSKNSSNSNRLVDVTRDLGTDAYLIDNASEVQDEWLEGKPIVGITSGASAPDELVQNLVQVFRDRGTTDVSELEVIQENMRFMLPKEIRVALDTGALPVAS